Proteins from a genomic interval of Homo sapiens chromosome 6 genomic scaffold, GRCh38.p14 alternate locus group ALT_REF_LOCI_2 HSCHR6_MHC_COX_CTG1:
- the ABCF1 gene encoding ATP-binding cassette sub-family F member 1 isoform a (isoform a is encoded by transcript variant 1) produces MPKAPKQQPPEPEWIGDGESTSPSDKVVKKGKKDKKIKKTFFEELAVEDKQAGEEEKVLKEKEQQQQQQQQQQKKKRDTRKGRRKKDVDDDGEEKELMERLKKLSVPTSDEEDEVPAPKPRGGKKTKGGNVFAALIQDQSEEEEEEEKHPPKPAKPEKNRINKAVSEEQQPALKGKKGKEEKSKGKAKPQNKFAALDNEEEDKEEEIIKEKEPPKQGKEKAKKAEQGSEEEGEGEEEEEEGGESKADDPYAHLSKKEKKKLKKQMEYERQVASLKAANAAENDFSVSQAEMSSRQAMLENASDIKLEKFSISAHGKELFVNADLYIVAGRRYGLVGPNGKGKTTLLKHIANRALSIPPNIDVLLCEQEVVADETPAVQAVLRADTKRLKLLEEERRLQGQLEQGDDTAAERLEKVYEELRATGAAAAEAKARRILAGLGFDPEMQNRPTQKFSGGWRMRVSLARALFMEPTLLMLDEPTNHLDLNAVIWLNNYLQGWRKTLLIVSHDQGFLDDVCTDIIHLDAQRLHYYRGNYMTFKKMYQQKQKELLKQYEKQEKKLKELKAGGKSTKQAEKQTKEALTRKQQKCRRKNQDEESQEAPELLKRPKEYTVRFTFPDPPPLSPPVLGLHGVTFGYQGQKPLFKNLDFGIDMDSRICIVGPNGVGKSTLLLLLTGKLTPTHGEMRKNHRLKIGFFNQQYAEQLRMEETPTEYLQRGFNLPYQDARKCLGRFGLESHAHTIQICKLSGGQKARVVFAELACREPDVLILDEPTNNLDIESIDALGEAINEYKGAVIVVSHDARLITETNCQLWVVEEQSVSQIDGDFEDYKREVLEALGEVMVSRPRE; encoded by the exons ACAAAGTggtgaagaaagggaagaaggacaAGAAGATCAAAAAAACG TTCTTTGAAGAGCTGGCAGTAGAAGATAAACAGgctggggaagaagagaaagtgctcaaggagaaggagcagcagcagcagcaacagcaacagcag caaaaaaaaaagcgagaTACCCGAAAAGGCAGGCGGAAGAAGGATGTGGATGAtgatggagaagagaaagagctcATGGAGCGTCTTAAGAAGCTCTCAGTGCCAACCAGTGATGAGGAGGATGAAG TACCCGCCCCAAAACCCCGCGGAGGGAAGAAAACCAAG GGTGGTAATGTTTTTGCAGCCCTGATTCAGGATCagagtgaggaagaggaggaggaagaaaaacatcCTCCTAAGCCTGCCAAGCCGGAGAAGAATCGGATCAATAAG GCCGTATCTGAGGAACAGCAGCCTGCACTCAAGggcaaaaagggaaaggaagagaagtcaAAAGGGAAGGCTAAG CCTCAAAATAAATTCGCTGCTCTGGACAATGAAGAGGAggataaagaagaagaaattataaaggaaaaggagCCTCCCAAACAAGGGAAGGAGAAGGCCAAGAAGGCAGAGCAG GGttcagaggaagaaggagaaggggaagaagaggaggaggaaggaggagagtcTAAGGCAGATGATCCCTATGCTCATCTTagcaaaaaggagaagaaaaagctgaaaaaacaG ATGGAGTATGAGCGCCAAGTGGCTTCATTAAAAGCAGCCAATGCAGCTGAAAATGACTTCTCCGTGTCCCAGGCGGAGATGTCCTCCCGCCAAGCCATGTTAGAAAATGCATCTGACATCAAG CTGGAGAAGTTCAGCATCTCCGCTCATGGCAAGGAGCTGTTCGTCAATGCAGACCTGTACATTGTAGCCGGCCGCCGCTACGGGCTGGTAGGACCCAATGG CAAGGGCAAGACCACACTCCTCAAGCACATTGCCAACCGAGCCCTGAGCATCCCTCCCAACATTGATGTGTTGCTGTGTGAGCAGG aggtgGTAGCAGATGAGACACCAGCAGTCCAGGCTGTTCTTCGAGCTGACACCAAGCGATTGAAGCTGCTGGAAGAGGAGCGGCGGCTTCAGGGACAGCTGGAACAAGGGGATGACACAGCTGCTGAGAGGCTAGAGAAG gtgTATGAGGAATTGCGGGCCACTGGGGCGGCAGCTGCAGAGGCCAAAGCACGGCGGATCCTGGCTGGCCTGGGCTTTGACCCTGAAATGCAGAATCGACCCACACAGAAGTTCTCAGGGGGCTGGCGCATGCGTGTCTCCCTGGCCAG GGCACTGTTCATGGAGCCCACACTGCTGATGCTGGATGAGCCCACCAACCACCTGGACCTCAACGCTGTCATCTGGCTTAATAA CTACCTCCAGGGCTGGCGGAAGACCTTGCTGATCGTCTCCCATGACCAGGGCTTCTTGGATGATGTCTGCACTGATATCATCCACCTCGATGCCCAGCGGCTCCACTACTATAGGGGCAATTACA TGACCTTCAAAAAGATGTACCAGCAGAAGCAGAAAGAACTGCTGAAACAGTatgagaagcaagagaaaaagctGAAGGAGCTGAAGGCAGGCGGGAAGTCCACCAAGCAGGCG gAAAAACAAACGAAGGAAGCCCTGACTCGGAAGCAGCAGAAATGCCGACGGAAAAACCAAGATGAGGAATCCCAGGAGGCCCCTGAGCTCCTGAAGCGCCCTAAGGAGTACACTGTGCGCTTCACTTTTCCAGACCCCCCACCACTCAGCCCTCCAGTGCTGGGTCTGCATG GTGTGACATTCGGCTACCAGGGACAGAAACCACTCTTTAAGAACTTGGATTTTGGCATCGACATGGATTCAAGGA TTTGCATTGTGGGCCCTAATGGTGTGGGGAAGAGTACGCTACTCCTGCTGCTGACTGGCAAGCTGACACCG ACCCATggggaaatgagaaagaaccacCGGCTG AAAATTGGCTTCTTCAACCAGCAGTATGCAGAGCAGCTGCGCATGGAGGAGACGCCCACTGAGTACCTGCAGCGGGGCTTCAACCTGCCCTACCAGGATGCCCGCAAGTGCCTGGGCCGCTTCGGCCTGGAGAGTCACGCCCACACCATCCAGATCTGCAAACTCTCTG GTGGTCAGAAGGCGCGAGTTGTGTTTGCTGAGCTGGCCTGTCGGGAACCTGATGTCCTCATCTTG GACGAGCCAACCAATAACCTGGACATAGAGTCTATTGATGCTCTAGGGGAGGCCATCAATGAATACAAGGGTG CTGTGATCGTTGTCAGCCATGATGCCCGACTCATCACAGAAACCAATTGCCAGCTGTGGGTGGTGGAGGAGCAGAGTGTTAGCCAAATCGATGGTGACTTTGAAGACTACAAGCGGGAGGTGTTGGAGGCCCTGGGTGAAGTCATGGTCAGCCGGCCCCGAGAGTGA
- the ABCF1 gene encoding ATP-binding cassette sub-family F member 1 isoform b (isoform b is encoded by transcript variant 2), producing MPKAPKQQPPEPEWIGDGESTSPSDKVVKKGKKDKKIKKTFFEELAVEDKQAGEEEKVLKEKEQQQQQQQQQQKKKRDTRKGRRKKDVDDDGEEKELMERLKKLSVPTSDEEDEVPAPKPRGGKKTKGGNVFAALIQDQSEEEEEEEKHPPKPAKPEKNRINKAVSEEQQPALKGKKGKEEKSKGKAKPQNKFAALDNEEEDKEEEIIKEKEPPKQGKEKAKKAEQMEYERQVASLKAANAAENDFSVSQAEMSSRQAMLENASDIKLEKFSISAHGKELFVNADLYIVAGRRYGLVGPNGKGKTTLLKHIANRALSIPPNIDVLLCEQEVVADETPAVQAVLRADTKRLKLLEEERRLQGQLEQGDDTAAERLEKVYEELRATGAAAAEAKARRILAGLGFDPEMQNRPTQKFSGGWRMRVSLARALFMEPTLLMLDEPTNHLDLNAVIWLNNYLQGWRKTLLIVSHDQGFLDDVCTDIIHLDAQRLHYYRGNYMTFKKMYQQKQKELLKQYEKQEKKLKELKAGGKSTKQAEKQTKEALTRKQQKCRRKNQDEESQEAPELLKRPKEYTVRFTFPDPPPLSPPVLGLHGVTFGYQGQKPLFKNLDFGIDMDSRICIVGPNGVGKSTLLLLLTGKLTPTHGEMRKNHRLKIGFFNQQYAEQLRMEETPTEYLQRGFNLPYQDARKCLGRFGLESHAHTIQICKLSGGQKARVVFAELACREPDVLILDEPTNNLDIESIDALGEAINEYKGAVIVVSHDARLITETNCQLWVVEEQSVSQIDGDFEDYKREVLEALGEVMVSRPRE from the exons ACAAAGTggtgaagaaagggaagaaggacaAGAAGATCAAAAAAACG TTCTTTGAAGAGCTGGCAGTAGAAGATAAACAGgctggggaagaagagaaagtgctcaaggagaaggagcagcagcagcagcaacagcaacagcag caaaaaaaaaagcgagaTACCCGAAAAGGCAGGCGGAAGAAGGATGTGGATGAtgatggagaagagaaagagctcATGGAGCGTCTTAAGAAGCTCTCAGTGCCAACCAGTGATGAGGAGGATGAAG TACCCGCCCCAAAACCCCGCGGAGGGAAGAAAACCAAG GGTGGTAATGTTTTTGCAGCCCTGATTCAGGATCagagtgaggaagaggaggaggaagaaaaacatcCTCCTAAGCCTGCCAAGCCGGAGAAGAATCGGATCAATAAG GCCGTATCTGAGGAACAGCAGCCTGCACTCAAGggcaaaaagggaaaggaagagaagtcaAAAGGGAAGGCTAAG CCTCAAAATAAATTCGCTGCTCTGGACAATGAAGAGGAggataaagaagaagaaattataaaggaaaaggagCCTCCCAAACAAGGGAAGGAGAAGGCCAAGAAGGCAGAGCAG ATGGAGTATGAGCGCCAAGTGGCTTCATTAAAAGCAGCCAATGCAGCTGAAAATGACTTCTCCGTGTCCCAGGCGGAGATGTCCTCCCGCCAAGCCATGTTAGAAAATGCATCTGACATCAAG CTGGAGAAGTTCAGCATCTCCGCTCATGGCAAGGAGCTGTTCGTCAATGCAGACCTGTACATTGTAGCCGGCCGCCGCTACGGGCTGGTAGGACCCAATGG CAAGGGCAAGACCACACTCCTCAAGCACATTGCCAACCGAGCCCTGAGCATCCCTCCCAACATTGATGTGTTGCTGTGTGAGCAGG aggtgGTAGCAGATGAGACACCAGCAGTCCAGGCTGTTCTTCGAGCTGACACCAAGCGATTGAAGCTGCTGGAAGAGGAGCGGCGGCTTCAGGGACAGCTGGAACAAGGGGATGACACAGCTGCTGAGAGGCTAGAGAAG gtgTATGAGGAATTGCGGGCCACTGGGGCGGCAGCTGCAGAGGCCAAAGCACGGCGGATCCTGGCTGGCCTGGGCTTTGACCCTGAAATGCAGAATCGACCCACACAGAAGTTCTCAGGGGGCTGGCGCATGCGTGTCTCCCTGGCCAG GGCACTGTTCATGGAGCCCACACTGCTGATGCTGGATGAGCCCACCAACCACCTGGACCTCAACGCTGTCATCTGGCTTAATAA CTACCTCCAGGGCTGGCGGAAGACCTTGCTGATCGTCTCCCATGACCAGGGCTTCTTGGATGATGTCTGCACTGATATCATCCACCTCGATGCCCAGCGGCTCCACTACTATAGGGGCAATTACA TGACCTTCAAAAAGATGTACCAGCAGAAGCAGAAAGAACTGCTGAAACAGTatgagaagcaagagaaaaagctGAAGGAGCTGAAGGCAGGCGGGAAGTCCACCAAGCAGGCG gAAAAACAAACGAAGGAAGCCCTGACTCGGAAGCAGCAGAAATGCCGACGGAAAAACCAAGATGAGGAATCCCAGGAGGCCCCTGAGCTCCTGAAGCGCCCTAAGGAGTACACTGTGCGCTTCACTTTTCCAGACCCCCCACCACTCAGCCCTCCAGTGCTGGGTCTGCATG GTGTGACATTCGGCTACCAGGGACAGAAACCACTCTTTAAGAACTTGGATTTTGGCATCGACATGGATTCAAGGA TTTGCATTGTGGGCCCTAATGGTGTGGGGAAGAGTACGCTACTCCTGCTGCTGACTGGCAAGCTGACACCG ACCCATggggaaatgagaaagaaccacCGGCTG AAAATTGGCTTCTTCAACCAGCAGTATGCAGAGCAGCTGCGCATGGAGGAGACGCCCACTGAGTACCTGCAGCGGGGCTTCAACCTGCCCTACCAGGATGCCCGCAAGTGCCTGGGCCGCTTCGGCCTGGAGAGTCACGCCCACACCATCCAGATCTGCAAACTCTCTG GTGGTCAGAAGGCGCGAGTTGTGTTTGCTGAGCTGGCCTGTCGGGAACCTGATGTCCTCATCTTG GACGAGCCAACCAATAACCTGGACATAGAGTCTATTGATGCTCTAGGGGAGGCCATCAATGAATACAAGGGTG CTGTGATCGTTGTCAGCCATGATGCCCGACTCATCACAGAAACCAATTGCCAGCTGTGGGTGGTGGAGGAGCAGAGTGTTAGCCAAATCGATGGTGACTTTGAAGACTACAAGCGGGAGGTGTTGGAGGCCCTGGGTGAAGTCATGGTCAGCCGGCCCCGAGAGTGA